One stretch of Astatotilapia calliptera chromosome 3, fAstCal1.2, whole genome shotgun sequence DNA includes these proteins:
- the LOC113013130 gene encoding zinc finger BED domain-containing protein 1-like, with protein sequence MSEEKSPTLSIIAPLHAQLLEKMISVSHDSSLIKDLKTAVYDNLKSRYVALKDKLYIASALDPRFKALPFLSKETCNNTFSQLVLEAAGLENVDTAIRQSDGDTSEETVPDISLGGVDEVDYAPPIKRSKDSALIFLLGPAYSTKTTAPQKTPTQKAKEEVNRYRDVEPVALSEDPLIWWRDHEREYPLLALQAKQYLSIPGTSVPSERVFSTAGDIVTAQRSCLTPQHVDQLLFLQKNLTVSKK encoded by the exons ATGTCTGAAGAAAAGTCCCCGACCCTTTCCATCATTGCACCTCTGCATGCACAGCTGCTGGAGAAGATGATCAGTGTCTCTCATGACTCCTCACTGATTAAAGACCTCAAGACTGCTGTATACGACAACTTGAAGTCAAG ATATGTGGCCCTAAAGGACAAGCTCTACATTGCATCAGCATTAGATCCTCGCTTTAAGGCCCTGCCATTCTTGTCCAAAGAGACCTGTAACAACACATTCTCTCAGTTGGTGTTGGAAGCAGCAGGTTTGGAGAACGTGGACACAGCTATT CGACAGTCTGATGGTGACACATCTGAGGAAACTGTCCCTGACATCTCTCTTGGTGGTGTTGATGAAGTGGATTATGCCCCTCCAATTAAGAGGTCAAAGGACTCTGCATTAATTTTTCTCCTTGGGCCAGCCTACTCAACAAAAACCACAGCACCACAGAAAACACCAACTCAGAAGGCAAAGGAAGAAGTGAATCGATACAGGGACGTTGAGCCTGTTGCACTTTCTGAGGATCCTTTGATCTGGTGGAGGGACCATGAAAGGGAGTATCCTCTCTTGGCTCTACAAGCAAAGCAGTATCTTTCCATACCTGGGACCAGTGTTCCTTCTGAACGAGTGTTTTCAACTGCTGGTGACATTGTTACCGCACAAAGGAGCTGCCTGACTCCACAACATGTAGACCAGCTTCTCTTCTTGCAGAAAAACCTTACAGTCTCAAAGAAGTGA